From Paenibacillus sp. PvR098:
ATCTGTGGTAAACCGCATTCTGAAGAAGCATCCGTTCGTCGATCTGATTTTCGGTACACACAACATTCACCGGCTGCCAGTTCTTGTGAAAGAAGCTATGTTCAGTAAAGAAATGGTTATTGAGGTATGGTCCAAGGAAGGCGATATCATCGAGAACCTGCCCAAAAAGCGTGAAGGAATCAAAGCTTGGGTGAACATCATGTACGGCTGTGACAAGTTCTGTACGTACTGTATCGTGCCTTATACGCGCGGAAAGGAACGAAGCCGCCGTCCGGAGGACGTTATTGCTGAAGTGAGGGATTTGGCGCGGCAGGGCTTTAAGGAGATTATGCTGATCGGCCAGAACGTGAACGCGTACGGCAAAGATTTTGAAGATTCCGATTACCGTTTCGGAGATCTGATGGATGATATCCGTAAAATCGATATCCCGAGGGTCAGGTTCACCACATCGCATCCCCGTGATTTTGACGACCACCTGATCGAGGTACTGGCGAAGAAGGGCAACCTGATGGAGCACATTCATCTTCCGGTCCAATCGGGGAGCAACGAAATTTTAAAGCGGATGAGCCGCAAATATACGCGTGAGCATTATTTGGAGCTGGTCAGCAAAATCAAGGAAGCAATTCCTGATGTTATCTTGTCGACGGACATTATCGTAGGTTTCCCCGGTGAAACCGAGGAACAGTTCGAAGAAACGATTGCGCTAGTGCGTGAGGTTGGATTCGACAGCGCATATACGTTCATTTATTCTCCTAGGGATGGTACTCCGGCTGCGGATATGGAAGATAACGTTCCTCTTCAAACGAAAAAAGAACGTTTATACCGCCTAAACGATGTCCTTAAAGAATATAGTAAGGCCAGCAACGAGAGCCTAAAAGGTCAAACGGTCGAAGTATTGGTCGAAGGTGAAAGTAAAAACAATGCCGACGTATTGGCTGGACGCTCGCGTACAAACAAGCTTGTGCATTTTGAAGGGCCGAAGGAGTTAATCGGAAAGTTTGTGAATGTGAAGATTACAGATACCCCGACGTTCTATATTAAAGGCGATTGGGTACAAGAAGCGGTAGTACAATAAGTTAAAGGTTAGGGGCGTGTGACGCGTATGGCGGAGCAAAAATATACGGATTGCGGTATGGAATTGTACTACAACAAGGATTTAATTGTCCGTGAGGATATTATGGCGAAAGCGAAGGAGCTTGCAGGTCTCTTGTCTACCTCGAACGAGGTTCAGTTTTTTCAAAAAGCTGAGAAGCAGATTGCGAATAACAACCATATCCAGACGCTGATTAGCGCGATTAAGAAGAAGCAAAAAGAAATCGTAGCGTTTGAGTCCTTCCAGAATCAGAAAATGGTGGACAAGATTGAGAAAGAA
This genomic window contains:
- a CDS encoding YlbF family regulator, whose translation is MAEQKYTDCGMELYYNKDLIVREDIMAKAKELAGLLSTSNEVQFFQKAEKQIANNNHIQTLISAIKKKQKEIVAFESFQNQKMVDKIEKEIEALQEELDAIPIVSEFKQSQEDINYLLQLVMTVIRDTISETITVERGTVTSSTCSD
- the miaB gene encoding tRNA (N6-isopentenyl adenosine(37)-C2)-methylthiotransferase MiaB gives rise to the protein MTTKPKSEKDYSIYFQPPSLTDAKKRGKEDIEVHYDFNIPEELRELGKDKYYLIQTYGCQMNEHDTETIKGLLEQMGYQTTEDRRQADIILLNTCAVRENAEDKVFGELGHLKHLKTEKPSLILGVCGCMSQEESVVNRILKKHPFVDLIFGTHNIHRLPVLVKEAMFSKEMVIEVWSKEGDIIENLPKKREGIKAWVNIMYGCDKFCTYCIVPYTRGKERSRRPEDVIAEVRDLARQGFKEIMLIGQNVNAYGKDFEDSDYRFGDLMDDIRKIDIPRVRFTTSHPRDFDDHLIEVLAKKGNLMEHIHLPVQSGSNEILKRMSRKYTREHYLELVSKIKEAIPDVILSTDIIVGFPGETEEQFEETIALVREVGFDSAYTFIYSPRDGTPAADMEDNVPLQTKKERLYRLNDVLKEYSKASNESLKGQTVEVLVEGESKNNADVLAGRSRTNKLVHFEGPKELIGKFVNVKITDTPTFYIKGDWVQEAVVQ